Proteins encoded together in one Candidatus Angelobacter sp. window:
- a CDS encoding preprotein translocase subunit SecE gives MKKIKNFILGIYEEFIENVTLPKWNKLYYFVLKISISTIFFSFILHFIDEIFIWILQKLF, from the coding sequence ATGAAAAAAATAAAAAACTTCATATTAGGAATATATGAAGAATTCATCGAAAATGTAACTTTGCCAAAATGGAATAAATTATATTATTTTGTTTTAAAAATATCTATTTCTACAATTTTTTTCTCTTTTATCTTACATTTTATAGATGAAATATTTATCTGGATTCTCCAAAAACTTTTTTAA
- the tuf gene encoding elongation factor Tu, whose protein sequence is MAKEIFKRNKPNFTTGGIGHVDHGKSTTATAITVVLAEEGLAQAKSFEEIDNAPEEKARGITINTTHIEFETKKRHYTHVDCPGHADYIKNMVTGAAQMDGAILVVSATEGPMPQTREHILLARQVGVPAIIPFINKTDMVNDPEILELVEMEIRELLSRYDYDGDNVPIIKGSALGALNGDPKWKEKIWELVQSVDDYMPEPVRNIDKPFLLPVEDVFTITGRGTVCTGRVETGICKIGDTVELIGLNAEKLSTTVTGIEMHRKILENAQAGDNVGLLLRGVNKEQVCRGMVIAVPGSITPHCLFIAEVYILTKEEGGRHTPFHNNYRPQFYFRTTDVTGEVTLPKGVEMVIPGDNLSIEVRLHHTVALNEGLRFAIREGGRTVGAGQVTKILK, encoded by the coding sequence ATGGCAAAGGAAATTTTTAAACGAAATAAGCCAAATTTTACGACAGGTGGGATAGGACATGTAGATCATGGAAAATCCACAACGGCAACTGCTATTACTGTGGTTTTAGCTGAAGAAGGATTAGCGCAAGCAAAGAGTTTTGAAGAAATCGATAATGCTCCAGAAGAAAAAGCTCGAGGAATTACGATAAATACTACTCATATAGAATTCGAAACAAAAAAACGTCATTATACTCATGTAGATTGTCCGGGACATGCAGATTATATAAAGAATATGGTTACAGGTGCGGCTCAAATGGATGGCGCAATACTTGTTGTATCAGCAACTGAAGGCCCAATGCCTCAAACAAGAGAGCATATATTGCTTGCACGTCAAGTTGGAGTTCCTGCAATTATTCCTTTTATCAATAAAACAGACATGGTAAATGATCCAGAAATTCTGGAATTGGTCGAAATGGAAATACGAGAATTGTTATCCAGATATGACTATGATGGAGATAATGTACCCATAATTAAAGGATCTGCTTTAGGTGCTCTTAATGGAGACCCTAAATGGAAAGAAAAAATTTGGGAACTTGTTCAGTCAGTTGATGATTACATGCCTGAACCCGTTAGAAATATAGATAAACCTTTCTTGTTACCTGTAGAAGATGTATTTACTATAACAGGAAGGGGGACGGTTTGTACAGGGAGAGTTGAAACTGGTATCTGTAAAATAGGGGATACCGTCGAGCTTATAGGTTTGAATGCAGAAAAATTATCTACAACAGTAACAGGAATAGAAATGCATAGAAAAATTCTAGAAAATGCTCAAGCTGGAGATAATGTAGGGCTTCTATTACGTGGAGTAAATAAAGAACAAGTATGTCGTGGAATGGTAATTGCTGTACCTGGATCTATAACACCTCATTGCCTATTCATCGCAGAAGTTTATATTCTTACCAAAGAAGAAGGAGGTAGGCATACTCCATTTCATAACAATTATAGACCTCAATTTTATTTCAGAACAACAGATGTTACTGGAGAAGTTACCCTACCCAAAGGAGTAGAAATGGTTATTCCTGGGGATAATCTCTCAATTGAGGTCAGATTACACCATACTGTTGCACTAAATGAAGGACTTAGATTTGCTATCCGTGAAGGTGGTAGGACAGTAGGGGCAGGACAAGTAACAAAAATTTTGAAATAG
- the rplK gene encoding 50S ribosomal protein L11, whose translation MTFKFKKVIKRLRIEKIIGGSANPSPPIGPILGSSGVNIMEFCKQFNSRTKERKGQICPVVIFVFEDKTFDFVIKKPPISLLLLEAVKLKKGSKEPNRYKIGEIDWNQVKKIAEIKMSDLNCFTLKSAMSMIKGTARSMGIEIN comes from the coding sequence ATGACTTTTAAATTTAAAAAAGTAATAAAAAGGCTTAGGATAGAAAAAATAATTGGAGGATCTGCGAATCCTTCTCCTCCAATTGGGCCTATTTTGGGAAGTTCTGGTGTGAATATTATGGAATTTTGTAAACAATTCAATTCTCGTACTAAAGAGAGAAAAGGACAAATTTGTCCTGTCGTAATTTTTGTTTTTGAGGATAAAACTTTTGATTTTGTAATAAAAAAACCTCCAATATCACTTCTTCTTTTAGAAGCAGTAAAACTGAAGAAAGGCTCTAAAGAGCCTAATAGATATAAAATAGGGGAAATTGACTGGAATCAGGTAAAAAAAATTGCTGAAATAAAAATGTCTGATTTAAATTGTTTTACGCTTAAATCAGCTATGTCTATGATAAAGGGTACAGCAAGATCCATGGGGATTGAAATAAACTAA